The proteins below come from a single Prolixibacter sp. NT017 genomic window:
- a CDS encoding PstA family ABC transporter permease produces MNRWKIIEEWIFKIISFIAAYSVVIILLYLLIVVFNKGLSALSWEIVFSLPEGGYYFGGGGGILNAIVGSFYLSIGATVLAVFIGLPAALFINVQLIRLKRTQNTIRFFLDALWGIPSIVYGAFGFAVMLFLGLNASLLAGIITVALLITPILVRAFDEVLKTIPVELQEASYSLGSTRTETAMKVLFKQGFAGFITALLLAFGRGIGDAASVLFTAGFTDNIPVALDEPVATLPLSIFFQLSSPIEEVRQRAYAAAVILTVIILIISVSARFLSKRYSKNIIK; encoded by the coding sequence ATGAACCGTTGGAAAATAATTGAGGAATGGATATTTAAAATCATCTCTTTCATAGCTGCTTATTCTGTTGTTATAATATTACTGTACTTACTGATTGTTGTTTTCAATAAAGGATTAAGTGCTTTATCATGGGAAATTGTATTTTCATTGCCTGAAGGAGGTTACTATTTTGGAGGTGGTGGCGGAATCTTAAATGCCATTGTAGGTTCATTTTACCTTTCAATCGGGGCAACCGTTCTCGCTGTATTTATCGGCCTGCCTGCAGCATTGTTTATCAATGTTCAACTAATCCGTTTGAAAAGGACTCAAAATACAATACGTTTTTTTCTTGATGCACTTTGGGGAATTCCCTCCATCGTTTATGGGGCATTTGGATTTGCAGTGATGCTTTTTTTAGGATTAAATGCCTCACTTTTAGCCGGAATAATAACCGTGGCGTTATTAATAACACCCATATTAGTCAGGGCTTTCGACGAAGTTTTAAAGACCATTCCTGTTGAGCTGCAGGAAGCTTCCTATTCATTAGGTTCAACCCGGACCGAAACTGCAATGAAAGTGTTGTTTAAACAGGGTTTCGCAGGTTTTATAACAGCTCTTTTGCTTGCTTTTGGACGTGGGATTGGCGATGCTGCATCTGTACTTTTTACGGCCGGATTTACCGACAATATCCCGGTTGCTTTAGACGAGCCTGTGGCTACCTTGCCGCTGTCCATATTTTTTCAGCTGAGTTCCCCCATCGAAGAAGTTCGGCAACGTGCTTACGCTGCAGCAGTTATTCTTACTGTAATTATTTTAATCATTAGTGTTTCGGCAAGGTTCCTTTCAAAACGCTATTCAAAAAACATTATAAAATGA
- a CDS encoding DUF3179 domain-containing protein, translating into MKTKLSTLAILTALFFAGCSETAMDDGMGNNNPGMPGEEETSAEWLIPKNEVRDGGPGKDGIPAIDNPKFIIVNEVSFLNDDDLVLGFADGSDVRAYPHKILDWHEIINDDTPNHSLAVIYCPLTGTGIGWDRMFGNKKTTFGVSGLLYNSNIIPYDRATDSNWSQLLLKSVNGDLKGTQPIIYNLVETSWKTWKTMYPNSKVHSLNTGYTRNYGNYPYGSYKTNGTLLFPVSNSDSRVSLKERVLAVIDNDKAKAFRFNQLDANGNLIFAGFNDKNLVVAGSKSANLMVAFNTKLADGTVLEFQTTNSPLPALLSDNEGNTWDVFGRAISGPREGQKLLPVPQMIGYWFSFAAFYPDIEL; encoded by the coding sequence ATGAAAACAAAACTTTCAACTCTAGCAATTTTAACTGCATTATTTTTTGCAGGATGCTCCGAAACCGCCATGGATGATGGAATGGGAAATAACAACCCTGGAATGCCGGGTGAAGAAGAAACCAGCGCTGAATGGCTTATTCCGAAAAATGAAGTGCGTGACGGTGGACCCGGGAAAGACGGGATACCCGCTATCGATAATCCGAAATTTATAATTGTTAACGAGGTTAGTTTCTTGAACGATGATGATTTGGTCCTTGGTTTTGCCGATGGCAGCGATGTACGCGCCTATCCGCACAAAATCCTTGATTGGCACGAAATCATCAACGACGACACGCCAAACCATTCGTTGGCTGTAATTTACTGCCCGCTTACAGGGACAGGCATTGGCTGGGACAGGATGTTTGGCAACAAAAAAACCACGTTTGGCGTTTCCGGCCTGCTGTACAATTCAAATATTATTCCGTATGACAGGGCCACCGACAGCAATTGGTCGCAACTCTTGCTAAAATCAGTAAATGGCGATTTAAAAGGAACACAACCAATTATTTATAATTTGGTTGAAACAAGCTGGAAAACCTGGAAAACAATGTATCCCAATTCGAAAGTCCACTCTTTAAACACAGGCTATACCCGGAATTATGGAAATTATCCTTATGGGTCATACAAAACCAACGGGACCCTGTTATTCCCGGTAAGCAATTCCGATTCGCGGGTTTCATTAAAAGAACGCGTGCTTGCGGTTATCGATAACGACAAAGCCAAAGCGTTCCGCTTTAATCAACTCGACGCCAATGGTAATTTGATTTTTGCCGGTTTTAATGATAAAAACCTGGTGGTTGCCGGTAGTAAATCAGCCAATCTGATGGTGGCTTTTAACACAAAATTAGCCGATGGAACCGTGCTTGAGTTTCAAACAACAAACAGCCCGTTGCCAGCGTTATTATCGGACAATGAAGGGAATACCTGGGATGTTTTTGGCAGGGCTATATCAGGCCCGCGTGAAGGACAAAAACTTCTACCTGTTCCACAAATGATAGGTTACTGGTTTTCGTTTGCTGCTTTTTATCCTGATATCGAATTGTAA
- a CDS encoding thioredoxin family protein — MKTLTIILSGILLAMITFANLPTIKAENSTKSGITFHQGSWDEALQLAKKEGKPIFLDISASWCGPCKMLKARTFPSEEVGNFYNANFINVAVDGEKGEGIELARKFKIRGYPSLIFIDSNGNLIAQTAGYRNPKQFIELGEQIVNR; from the coding sequence ATGAAAACACTGACAATTATCTTATCAGGAATTCTTTTGGCAATGATAACCTTTGCCAATTTACCCACAATTAAGGCAGAAAACAGTACGAAATCCGGAATTACATTCCATCAGGGAAGCTGGGATGAAGCTTTGCAATTGGCTAAAAAAGAGGGCAAACCGATTTTCCTCGATATTTCGGCCAGTTGGTGCGGGCCCTGTAAAATGTTAAAAGCACGCACTTTCCCGAGTGAGGAGGTTGGAAATTTCTACAATGCCAATTTTATCAATGTGGCCGTTGACGGCGAAAAAGGCGAAGGCATTGAACTGGCAAGAAAATTCAAAATCAGGGGATATCCAAGCTTAATTTTCATCGATAGTAACGGCAACCTGATTGCACAAACCGCCGGGTACAGGAACCCGAAACAATTTATTGAACTGGGAGAACAAATTGTAAACAGATAA
- a CDS encoding alginate export family protein, whose protein sequence is MIGTNKCLRIILVQGKLKSTRRTKYFFTFLIVCFASKSGSAQFSVDAQYRNRFELRDGYKKLAAEGTSPAVFISQRTRISFGFESENLKFRFTPQDVRVWGDEQLSSSTGVFGDYASLDLFEAFVQIKTGEKSWLSVGRQQLVYDNQRILAARNWNQNGIAYDAVVYKWNSEDWEVHAGGSWNSTGENATDNLYDPKRIKSLNFVWANHRFLENWELSLSHVASGVTKSETENKLYFRQTSGIYSNYKKDGLTILGNLYYQFGKNNTGQNVSAWLADADISYKAGKITPGVGVSYLSGNKNTTGETDHLFDVLYGCRHRFFGGIDYFSNFASHTQKGGLADYYFYIDYELGPKTSLKNTGHYFALAQTNENTPSDKKLGYENDIVLKHKFSDWGVLESGYSFFLPTTSLKTIQNVIDAKFSQFLYVQLTVTPVLFKN, encoded by the coding sequence ATGATTGGAACCAACAAGTGTTTAAGAATAATTTTAGTTCAGGGTAAATTAAAATCAACCCGAAGGACAAAATATTTTTTTACTTTTTTAATAGTTTGCTTCGCATCAAAAAGTGGATCTGCGCAGTTTTCGGTTGATGCCCAGTACCGAAACCGATTTGAACTACGGGATGGTTATAAAAAACTCGCAGCAGAGGGGACAAGTCCGGCCGTATTTATCTCACAACGTACAAGAATATCTTTTGGATTCGAAAGCGAAAATTTAAAATTCAGGTTTACACCACAGGATGTAAGGGTTTGGGGCGATGAACAATTAAGTAGCTCTACAGGTGTTTTTGGTGATTATGCTTCGCTCGATTTATTTGAAGCCTTTGTGCAGATTAAAACAGGCGAAAAGAGTTGGTTGTCGGTAGGTCGGCAACAACTGGTTTATGATAATCAACGCATTTTAGCTGCCCGCAACTGGAATCAAAACGGAATAGCGTACGATGCTGTAGTTTACAAATGGAATTCTGAAGACTGGGAAGTTCATGCAGGTGGCAGTTGGAACTCAACCGGCGAGAATGCAACGGATAATCTATACGACCCCAAACGCATTAAATCATTGAATTTTGTATGGGCAAACCATCGCTTTTTGGAAAACTGGGAACTTTCTCTTTCTCACGTGGCTTCGGGTGTAACAAAGTCGGAAACCGAAAATAAGCTTTATTTCAGGCAAACCAGCGGTATTTATTCAAATTATAAAAAAGATGGGTTGACAATCCTGGGAAACCTCTACTATCAGTTCGGGAAAAACAACACAGGACAAAATGTGAGCGCCTGGCTGGCCGATGCCGATATTTCGTATAAGGCCGGGAAAATCACTCCCGGAGTTGGCGTCAGTTATCTTTCCGGCAATAAGAATACAACCGGAGAAACCGACCATCTTTTTGATGTGTTGTACGGTTGCCGACATCGTTTCTTCGGAGGGATTGATTACTTCAGCAATTTTGCTTCGCACACCCAAAAGGGCGGTCTGGCCGACTACTATTTTTATATAGATTATGAATTAGGCCCAAAAACTAGCCTGAAAAATACCGGGCACTACTTTGCCCTGGCACAAACCAATGAAAATACGCCTTCTGATAAAAAATTAGGGTATGAAAACGATATCGTATTAAAACACAAATTTTCAGACTGGGGGGTGTTGGAGAGTGGCTATTCGTTTTTTCTGCCAACAACTTCTTTAAAAACAATTCAAAATGTTATCGATGCAAAGTTTTCTCAGTTTCTGTATGTGCAACTTACCGTGACACCGGTTTTATTCAAAAATTAG
- the pstC gene encoding phosphate ABC transporter permease subunit PstC, translating to MNKKRRLTDLLVNIWMRAGLYLLLAIPVFIGIGLYWKAAPLLRHESLVNLLFSGKWFPMKGEFGFLPFIYSSVYVTLLAFILSAPLCLFAAIYLTQFSKQRMLNFMLPVIDILAGIPSVVYGVWGILVIVPLVSDKIAPFFGTTSSGYSLLAGGIVLAVMCIPYMLNMLIEVFHTIPVGMKEASLSLGATHWEMVKHVIIRKGFPGIISAFGLGIAKAFGETIAVLMVVGNTLNITLSPFKAGYPLPALIANNYGEMMSIPDYDSALMFAALLLFVVILIINLFFRYFIHKTEKI from the coding sequence ATGAACAAAAAAAGGAGGTTAACCGATTTATTGGTTAATATCTGGATGCGGGCGGGCTTGTATTTATTACTGGCCATCCCTGTTTTTATTGGGATAGGGTTATACTGGAAAGCTGCTCCGCTGCTGAGGCACGAGTCGCTCGTAAACCTGCTTTTTTCGGGGAAATGGTTTCCAATGAAAGGGGAATTTGGTTTTCTACCCTTTATTTACAGTTCGGTTTACGTAACCCTGCTGGCCTTTATTCTTTCAGCACCATTGTGTTTGTTCGCCGCCATTTATCTCACTCAGTTTAGTAAACAGCGAATGCTGAATTTTATGCTTCCGGTAATCGATATCCTTGCCGGAATTCCATCGGTTGTATACGGTGTATGGGGAATACTGGTGATTGTACCGCTGGTTTCGGATAAAATAGCACCCTTTTTTGGCACAACAAGTTCAGGGTACAGTTTGCTTGCCGGTGGTATTGTTTTGGCGGTAATGTGTATTCCGTATATGCTGAATATGCTCATCGAAGTTTTTCATACTATTCCGGTTGGGATGAAGGAAGCTTCGCTGTCGTTAGGGGCTACACATTGGGAAATGGTAAAACATGTTATCATCCGAAAGGGTTTCCCGGGAATTATCTCTGCATTTGGACTTGGTATTGCCAAGGCATTTGGAGAAACTATTGCCGTTTTAATGGTTGTGGGGAATACGCTGAATATCACACTTTCTCCCTTTAAGGCGGGCTATCCGCTTCCGGCTTTAATTGCCAATAATTATGGTGAAATGATGTCAATTCCTGATTACGATTCGGCGTTAATGTTTGCGGCTTTGCTGTTGTTTGTTGTGATTCTGATTATCAACCTGTTTTTCAGGTATTTTATACATAAAACTGAAAAGATATGA
- a CDS encoding response regulator transcription factor yields MKKIDIYLVDDHPLFRQGLKLLLSNLDYIANIYEANNGEEFIGGLKEAPVDIALLDIEMPVMNGIEAAKRAREIQPSIKILALSMYSDKNYYLSMIDAGACGFLLKNSNFDEVEKAITDVCNDKSYISIEILNDILKYPDKTSFNVFDSELTERETEVLLLICKGLTNNEIADKLVLSKRTVDKHRENLLLKTQSKNTANLVIYAIKNGFLQI; encoded by the coding sequence ATGAAAAAAATTGATATTTACCTTGTTGATGACCATCCCCTTTTCAGACAGGGATTGAAATTATTGCTAAGTAATCTCGATTATATTGCGAACATTTACGAAGCAAATAATGGAGAAGAATTTATAGGAGGGCTAAAGGAAGCCCCGGTGGATATAGCATTACTGGATATTGAAATGCCGGTGATGAACGGAATTGAGGCTGCTAAAAGAGCCAGGGAAATTCAACCCTCCATCAAAATCCTTGCTTTATCCATGTATTCCGACAAAAATTATTACCTGAGCATGATTGATGCAGGCGCTTGTGGATTTCTGCTGAAGAATTCCAATTTTGATGAAGTGGAAAAAGCAATTACAGATGTTTGCAACGACAAAAGCTATATATCCATCGAAATACTGAATGATATTCTGAAATACCCCGATAAAACAAGTTTTAACGTTTTTGACAGTGAATTAACTGAACGGGAAACAGAAGTATTGTTGTTAATCTGCAAAGGACTAACAAACAACGAGATTGCAGATAAGTTGGTACTCAGCAAACGAACCGTGGACAAACACCGTGAAAACCTTTTACTAAAAACGCAATCGAAAAATACGGCCAACCTGGTTATTTATGCCATAAAGAATGGGTTCCTTCAAATATGA
- a CDS encoding phosphate ABC transporter ATP-binding protein → MEKTIKVTPMIEINDLTVKTKDAVILKNINLEIPKNKIVVLLGPSGCGKTTLLKSLNRLTDLHKELKVSGQIIIDGQDIMKAGQNLASMRQKMGLLSQRPFPLPASIYKNVSYGLKLKGIRSKKLIAHSVETNLKRVGLWNEVKDRLKSPATSLSIGQQQRLCLARGLAVKPTIILADEPTSALDPISTKIIENLFKELKQHYTIILVTHVLRQALRLADHVVFMYYGEIIEQGHPDDILKNPKTAILKKYLVDGN, encoded by the coding sequence ATGGAAAAAACAATAAAAGTTACCCCAATGATAGAGATTAACGATTTAACTGTTAAAACCAAAGATGCGGTAATCCTGAAAAACATCAACCTTGAAATTCCCAAAAACAAAATTGTTGTATTACTGGGGCCTTCAGGTTGTGGGAAAACCACTTTGCTTAAAAGCTTAAACCGGCTAACCGACCTGCACAAAGAACTGAAAGTTTCGGGGCAAATTATTATTGATGGGCAGGATATCATGAAAGCCGGACAAAACCTTGCATCCATGAGGCAGAAAATGGGCTTGCTTTCGCAAAGGCCGTTTCCGTTGCCTGCCTCCATTTATAAAAATGTATCATATGGGCTAAAACTAAAAGGAATACGCTCAAAAAAATTAATTGCACACAGTGTGGAAACAAATCTGAAAAGAGTAGGTTTATGGAATGAGGTAAAGGACCGGTTAAAAAGCCCAGCTACCAGCCTTTCAATTGGCCAGCAACAGCGGCTTTGCCTTGCCCGTGGACTGGCAGTGAAACCGACAATTATTTTAGCCGATGAGCCTACATCGGCGCTCGACCCAATTTCTACAAAAATCATTGAAAATTTATTTAAAGAATTAAAGCAGCACTATACCATTATTTTGGTAACACACGTGCTTCGGCAGGCATTACGGTTAGCCGACCATGTGGTATTTATGTATTATGGTGAAATTATTGAACAAGGCCACCCTGATGATATATTAAAGAATCCGAAAACAGCGATTCTGAAAAAATATCTGGTAGATGGAAACTGA
- a CDS encoding PstS family phosphate ABC transporter substrate-binding protein encodes MKTTKSILILAVIILLAACTSTKKKEQTISLSGAFALYPLVVKWSEEYQKENPDIRFNISAGGAGKGMADALSGTVDLGMFSREIAQAEIDKGVWWVAVTKDAVIPTVNAANPVVETLKTRGVTRSEFQALYIDAKYSNWNQLSGITIDQPINVFTRSDACGAADTWATYLGGKQENLQGVGVFGDPGLADAVVKDVKGIGFNNTIYLYDIKSGNKNMGIEVIPIDVNENGKLDVEENFYDTFEQVLAAIAEGKYPSPPARELYLVAKGKPTKQATLDFLKWVVTNGQKYVPEAGYVPLTQSRLDEQVGKLNQ; translated from the coding sequence ATGAAAACAACAAAGAGTATCTTGATTTTAGCAGTCATCATTTTGTTGGCCGCCTGTACTTCAACCAAAAAGAAGGAACAGACCATCAGCCTTTCCGGTGCTTTTGCACTGTACCCGTTGGTTGTTAAATGGAGCGAGGAATACCAAAAGGAAAATCCAGACATTCGATTTAATATTTCGGCAGGTGGCGCTGGAAAAGGTATGGCCGATGCACTTTCGGGCACCGTTGACCTGGGCATGTTTTCACGCGAAATTGCACAGGCTGAAATCGACAAAGGCGTTTGGTGGGTTGCTGTTACAAAAGATGCCGTTATCCCAACCGTAAATGCAGCCAATCCGGTGGTTGAAACACTTAAAACCCGTGGAGTTACACGGTCAGAATTTCAGGCGCTGTATATTGATGCAAAATATTCGAACTGGAATCAGTTGTCGGGAATAACCATCGACCAGCCCATTAATGTATTTACCCGTTCCGATGCCTGTGGCGCTGCTGATACCTGGGCTACTTACCTGGGAGGAAAACAGGAAAACCTGCAAGGAGTGGGTGTGTTTGGAGACCCCGGCCTTGCCGATGCTGTAGTGAAAGATGTAAAAGGAATCGGATTCAACAATACCATTTACCTGTATGACATTAAAAGCGGTAATAAAAATATGGGAATTGAAGTTATCCCGATTGACGTAAACGAAAACGGCAAACTGGATGTAGAAGAAAATTTTTACGACACCTTTGAACAAGTGCTGGCTGCCATTGCAGAAGGAAAATATCCTTCGCCTCCGGCGCGCGAACTCTATTTGGTTGCGAAAGGAAAACCTACAAAACAGGCAACACTCGATTTTTTAAAATGGGTGGTGACAAATGGCCAGAAATATGTGCCGGAAGCTGGTTATGTCCCGTTAACACAGTCAAGACTAGATGAACAAGTTGGCAAATTGAATCAATAA
- a CDS encoding NAD(P)H-hydrate epimerase, giving the protein MNFPEINLAEIATLPIDSFREMDYLAVRQYNLPIELMMENAGLNLARLASSFLPEKGEILIGTGTGNNGGGGLVAARRLAAWGYEVFLDIPDKNLNELPASQLKKALKFGAKIEKQKNPKLFIDAYFGFSQRLPLPAIFVKALETANQFQCPKISLDLPSGFNKQTSESLFKPDAILTLAAMKTELIPLLKTTQIFVADLGIPSFAYKEFKTEVPVTFKKSGLFSVKL; this is encoded by the coding sequence ATGAATTTTCCTGAAATAAACTTAGCCGAAATAGCCACACTTCCTATTGATTCATTTCGTGAAATGGATTACCTGGCAGTACGACAATATAATCTTCCTATTGAGTTAATGATGGAAAATGCCGGTTTGAACCTGGCACGCCTTGCCTCCTCATTTCTTCCTGAAAAAGGTGAAATTTTAATTGGCACAGGCACAGGGAACAACGGTGGAGGTGGACTTGTTGCTGCCCGACGTTTGGCGGCCTGGGGATACGAAGTTTTTCTTGACATACCAGATAAAAATCTGAATGAACTTCCTGCCAGCCAGTTAAAAAAAGCATTGAAATTTGGGGCAAAAATTGAAAAGCAAAAGAATCCAAAACTCTTTATCGATGCTTATTTTGGATTTTCGCAACGATTGCCCTTACCAGCCATTTTCGTAAAGGCGCTTGAAACCGCGAACCAGTTTCAATGCCCAAAAATATCGCTCGATTTACCCTCAGGATTCAACAAACAAACTTCCGAAAGCCTTTTTAAGCCCGATGCCATTCTTACGCTGGCAGCCATGAAAACCGAGTTGATTCCGCTTCTTAAAACAACCCAAATATTCGTGGCCGACCTTGGTATTCCGTCATTCGCTTACAAGGAATTTAAAACTGAAGTTCCCGTAACATTTAAAAAATCCGGCCTTTTTAGTGTTAAATTATGA
- a CDS encoding DUF2061 domain-containing protein, whose amino-acid sequence MVALVMKNPLLIFASEILNKAQVKESKKRSLLKAVSYRIICIISMLLITFLFTNNVNQSIYITIVFQSIQTVLYYLHERLWAKIPIAA is encoded by the coding sequence ATGGTTGCACTGGTTATGAAAAATCCATTGCTTATCTTTGCTTCAGAAATTTTAAATAAGGCACAGGTGAAAGAATCAAAGAAAAGGAGCTTATTAAAAGCTGTATCGTACCGTATTATCTGCATCATTTCGATGTTGCTAATTACATTTTTATTTACAAATAATGTAAATCAATCCATTTATATCACTATCGTCTTTCAATCCATACAAACTGTGCTATATTACCTGCACGAAAGGTTATGGGCGAAAATTCCAATTGCAGCCTGA
- a CDS encoding peroxidase-related enzyme (This protein belongs to a clade of uncharacterized proteins related to peroxidases such as the alkylhydroperoxidase AhpD.), translated as MNRIRVIEPEEATGRLKEIYDDLVKKRGKLADVHKIQSLRPESIVHHMALYMEIMFTKSELSRAEREMMAVVVSVSNGCEYCQMHHAQALNHYWKNDEKISLLKRDFHQAGLSLREIALCEMARKLTISPDIYKDEQQLQPLRNEGISDNALLDATLVVAYFNFVNRIVLALGLEVTESEMQGYNY; from the coding sequence ATGAACCGAATCCGGGTTATTGAACCTGAAGAAGCCACCGGAAGGTTAAAAGAAATTTACGACGACCTCGTAAAAAAGCGTGGAAAACTGGCCGATGTACATAAAATCCAAAGCCTTCGCCCCGAAAGCATTGTGCACCACATGGCTTTGTACATGGAAATTATGTTCACGAAATCGGAGCTTTCACGTGCCGAACGTGAGATGATGGCTGTGGTAGTTTCGGTTTCCAACGGTTGTGAATATTGCCAGATGCACCACGCCCAGGCATTAAACCATTACTGGAAAAACGATGAAAAAATTTCATTGCTGAAAAGAGATTTTCACCAGGCAGGATTATCGTTACGGGAAATTGCCCTTTGTGAAATGGCACGAAAACTTACTATTTCCCCAGATATTTATAAAGATGAACAGCAACTTCAACCGCTGCGAAACGAAGGGATTTCGGATAACGCATTACTGGATGCTACGTTGGTTGTTGCCTACTTTAATTTTGTAAACCGTATTGTATTGGCGCTTGGCCTTGAAGTTACCGAAAGCGAAATGCAGGGATATAATTACTGA
- a CDS encoding sigma-70 family RNA polymerase sigma factor yields MTILKKMSLSVWVENHTQELYSWALHKVSDSELAADLVQETFLAAAEKIDSFKGDSSPKTWLFSILNHKIIDHYRKKVKQPVHMDNQAFSHFFSDEGDWKEINKPKNWHEQENENHLLDDHEFHDILKKCLAALPDKWGICVKLKYLSDKNGDEICQELDITPSNYWQIVHRAKLQLRECIEKNWFN; encoded by the coding sequence ATGACAATATTAAAAAAGATGTCGCTTTCGGTTTGGGTGGAAAATCATACGCAGGAGCTTTATTCCTGGGCATTGCATAAAGTATCAGACTCAGAATTGGCAGCCGATTTAGTACAGGAAACTTTCCTTGCCGCAGCAGAAAAAATCGATTCATTCAAAGGTGATAGCTCACCAAAGACATGGTTGTTCAGTATTTTAAACCATAAAATTATAGACCATTACCGGAAAAAAGTGAAGCAACCCGTACACATGGATAACCAGGCTTTTTCACATTTTTTTAGTGATGAAGGCGACTGGAAAGAAATTAACAAACCAAAAAACTGGCATGAACAGGAGAATGAAAACCATTTATTGGATGACCATGAATTCCATGATATTCTTAAAAAGTGTCTCGCTGCCTTGCCGGATAAATGGGGCATTTGTGTAAAACTAAAGTATCTCTCTGATAAAAATGGTGACGAGATTTGTCAGGAATTGGATATCACTCCGTCCAATTACTGGCAAATCGTTCACAGGGCAAAACTTCAGTTGAGGGAATGCATTGAAAAAAATTGGTTTAATTGA
- a CDS encoding sensor histidine kinase has translation MLKIALLLSMLFQVVATILAVSLIRKTRFNISWILISCAFILMALRRLFEFSGFFWESKLFPKDEINGWIGVLISLFVFVGVIFIKKIFNLQDEIERLREENEKKIISAVINNEEKARQRFARELHDGMGPVLSSIKMTLSALNKENLTPMNRKIIETAHSAASNSIVTLKEIANNMSPHLLTNYGLKQALETLAAQLFSQKNIGYEFDFQIDEKHLSDEMNINFYRIISELMNNSFIHANPQKVYLEIKEKDTYIHIRYLDDGKGFEYKPENENYRDRGMGMNNIFSRAKSLNGHYSIVTAPDNGFSIEFFFPINK, from the coding sequence ATGCTAAAAATTGCTTTGCTTCTTTCCATGCTTTTCCAGGTTGTTGCCACAATACTTGCTGTCAGCCTGATTCGCAAAACAAGGTTCAATATCTCATGGATATTAATATCATGCGCGTTTATCTTAATGGCTTTACGACGGCTGTTTGAGTTTTCCGGTTTCTTTTGGGAATCGAAATTATTTCCAAAAGATGAAATAAACGGTTGGATTGGCGTACTAATTTCCTTGTTTGTTTTTGTGGGCGTAATTTTCATAAAAAAGATTTTTAATCTTCAGGATGAGATTGAAAGGTTAAGGGAAGAGAATGAAAAAAAAATCATATCTGCCGTAATTAATAACGAGGAAAAAGCAAGGCAACGGTTTGCCAGGGAATTACACGATGGAATGGGACCGGTGTTATCATCCATAAAAATGACACTTAGCGCTTTGAATAAGGAGAACTTGACACCGATGAACCGCAAAATTATTGAAACCGCACACAGCGCCGCAAGTAATTCAATTGTTACCCTAAAAGAGATTGCCAATAACATGAGTCCGCACCTGCTAACCAACTATGGCCTAAAACAGGCCCTTGAAACACTGGCGGCTCAACTTTTCTCCCAAAAAAACATTGGGTATGAATTTGATTTTCAAATCGATGAAAAACATCTGTCAGATGAAATGAACATCAATTTCTATCGGATTATTTCTGAATTAATGAATAACAGTTTTATTCATGCCAATCCACAAAAAGTATATTTAGAGATAAAAGAAAAGGATACTTATATTCATATCCGTTATTTGGATGACGGGAAAGGGTTTGAATATAAACCCGAAAACGAAAACTACAGAGACAGGGGAATGGGAATGAATAACATTTTCTCGCGGGCCAAATCACTGAACGGGCATTATTCAATTGTAACGGCTCCGGACAATGGTTTTTCAATCGAGTTCTTTTTTCCGATAAACAAATAA